ATTGCAGAATCATGGCATCTTTTCCCGTCTACATTGCTCCCTGCTGTGTTCAAGAGCTCCGAGTGTGAATTCGACAACTTCCTCCTGACCATACAGACCCCTATGCGCTTCAATAAGGACAACCGTTTCCAGGCCGAACACGACCAGTTAGTTGGACCCCCTCACCTCTCCTCTGTGGGCAAGTGAATACGGACCGCCAGGTGTGTAAATAAGATTGGTAAATAAATAGGAGCGGTAAATGAGATCGGCAGATAAGCGTTTGCCGCTTTTAGATAAAGCTGAACCTTAACTTAAGTTCGAGAAGTTTCCTTCGAAAGTTAAAGTTGGAAGGTTAAAACTTAGAAAACTCTATTTTGAGGGCAACTGGAAACACCTCTGCAACGTCAGGTTGAAAAAAATCTATTATGTCCTTAACCCTTCTAAAATACATAAAGTCTCTTAGAGATAACCTGTTCTTACTCTTGTGTCTACTCATTTGAATTCTTTACCAGTCTTCTCTTACCAGTCTTCACAATTTAACTTCAAAATGAAACCTATTCTCCAATCTCTTGGCAGTATGGTTCTGCTCGCTTCAGCTACTCCGGTCTGTGGATCGCAGACTAATAGCCTGACTATTTGTCTGTTTCCAAGATTTGGGTGACTCAGAATGATAGGAACTCTAATGAACAACACATATGTAGTGAGCCGAATAAGATTGGCTGTATTTTCTCAACTGTTGAATAATCATGCTACCGGCAATTCTTAGAGACTAATACTTGTCGGACCGAAGACAAGCTCGAATCCTGGAATACCATAATATGGTACCGAAATGCTGTTGTAGTATTGTCGTCATCCGCAACTATCTACCGATTGAGGGTATTCGGTGCATGTTGATTCTCTTCAAAGCATCTTAACTCAACGGTTTATGGTATGGTCCATCATACGACTGCAACGCGTCCTGGCTCCTTGTAGCTGTATACTTGCCACTATCCGTACTCAAATCAAAACTGTCGTGAGACGACGAATAACAGCAAAGACTATTGACGAAAACTGTAAAGTATGAAGACATTCAGAACGCTTCTAATAACTGGGTCAAGTTTAGTGCGTAGAATCCAATTGTCAACAGTGGCGGAGCGAGACTATAACCCCTGCTCCCGGTCTCGCGTGATGATGTTTCCCCGGCAAATtctgccctgccctgccctgccctgctAGCTCGGCTTGACTGCCTAATTTACTCCGCATGATTCCAAATCAATTCTGGACCTGACCTTGCGGTATATCCATTCACGGCAATCGAGCATTGTCTCGTCTGGAGAAGCATCGCAAAAAATGAAGCAGATGAACGTCTATCGTGAGACGCTTGGGCTTGTTCATTTGTTGAAAGCACTCTTTCAAGCAAGTTAGCCCAGTGACCGATTCGTGTTCTAAACTTCCGTCACCCTCCCAGAAGCGGTGCGACTGGAGATTGAAAGCGAGCTTCTCTAACGATGCTGCATGATGCAACAGCGACCGTCGAGTGAATTTGCCGTTGGAATTGTCTTCATTGGCTATTCTTCCGGGGTTATTACAAGTAAAGACGAGCGTCTTGAGTCGCCTGCAAGCGCGGGTAATAGTAAAGAAACCATGGAATGTGTGGCAGGAGGACTCCAGAATCAACTCGTCGATGAGTGAAGTCCCAATAGGAAATCGCGTCTCGTAGATGTCAAGATCCAATCCCAATTTAGCATTGCAATTGCGATCTTTCTCGTCCGTGATGCTCTTGAGTGATATCTCATCAGATAATGCTGAAAGAGCAAGGGTCTTGACGTTGGGCAAGTGTTGGAAGAATTGATGGTTCCCCCTCAACTTCAGGATTAAGGTTCAAGATTAAGATTAAAGTTGACGTCCTAAAACTCAAATCGTAGGACTGTTGTCAGATATTAAGGTGAATCGTGTATATTTCTTGATTCTGTCGCAATCGAAGGACTATTGAGACCTTATATCTTCGACTGGTTCCTTCTAGGACTTGAGTCCTagaaagtcctagatgaaagTCCTACGATCTAAGTTTAGGACTTCAAACTTTAATCCTGAACCTGAATcctgaagttgagggtgAACCCTCCAACATTCAACAACTGTCATCTAGGACTCTAGGACTCAAGTCCTAGAATGAATCAGTCGAAGATATAAGGCCTCAAAAGCCCTTCGACTGCAAGGagttaaataataataataataacaaCAATAACAATCAATTGTTAACTGCACTCAGCATCCCTGCGTAATCCAACAACAGGTAGCGGGGAAAACACCTAAAAGGacagaacagagacagaagaagaaggaggagctcCTGGGGACTAGATTGATCCTAAAGTGTGACACTTAACCCCATTTTAATTGGACATCAACCCTACTGTACTCGCGTATCCAGCAAATCCGTGCTCCACTTACAAAAGTTCAGAGGTTCAGGGTTTATATGTAGAATGAGGTTTTGTGGCGCATCGGACCTGACCGTTGCCGCTTAGAACGCGACCTTTTAGGAAGCGAACGGCCCCACTATTAACCGCCGGATCCGGCTCTCACTTTCTGCTCTACTGTTTAAGGTTTGTCGGTGTTAGAACCCGAGTTCATTTGCCTGACCCCGCATTATCTATCTATCACTTAGGAACTGTAATCGCCATACTTTACTCTTCGCTTTAGACCTTCCATAGCTCGCATTGAGCTTTAGAGGTATCCTGGGTACCTGGTCATATCGGCAAGACCTGCAACTAAGTTAAGCTATGGGCAGGCATTCAGGTTTTCGGCTGCATTAGAGCCGCAAATAACATGGCTTATACATACTTCAGATATTCTATTATAACGCCTTCGAAGCTGCCTATAGCAAACTTCTAGCTTAACGACATGTAACAGGCAGTGTTTCTCAAGGAATAACTGAGTTTATATGAAGAGTGTGTTGGATTGTAAGTTATGTATGAGACACTAATTCCTTCTCTGGGTTTTAGGTGTCTTCTATCTTAATGATTTAGGATTGTCTCAGAACCTTCAAGGCTTACATTCAAGTCTTGAACCTTAAACCTGGCTTGAATCCAGCAAGTTTCTGCCTAAACGCATTGGCCTTCCTTACTTGGTGTTCCGTATTCTACTGTAGCCTCATTCCTGGCTAATCAATAATAGGGTTAACGGTAAAGGTTAAACGCTACTGCCCCTGAACCCTGACCAACGGCTAGAAGGAAGGTGATAAAATGTCGGACCGAGAGATCCAGGACCTCCGTACAGTGGGATGCAATAAGTTTGAATACCGGGCGTGTATCTTCTTTTGCCGCTAGCCTCTTTGAGCCAGCTTTCACTTGCATATCAGTTTTTGCACGGCTAATACGAATAGAGTGATTGGCTAGATCGAGCTTCTTCCTCAGATTAGAAGCAGGCTGAACTCCAAATAGGTTAGACAGGGGGTATCAGTACTTCAAAAAGTATTCAAACTTATTGCATCCCACTGTACTTCGAAGGTTCTCTATTCGTTGCACAAATGAGCCAAGCAAAAGCTGTACGAATCAAAGCACGAACATTTAATGCTGACGACCGAGCATGACAAAGGTGAGCCGAGCTTATTGTCAGACATTGCAAATTTGAGACACCAAAGTCATCTGCATTCAAAATATGGGGTCGCACAGCAGAAAAGGCCACTCAATTTGTCTCAGCTTAGTGCTGTGATCGGGAACTTGAGAAGAGCCCGAGGTGACACGGCACCTGAAATGTTTGTTTGCCTTGCCTAGGCCTCGCGTCAGGGCCTTTACTCCGGCCCGCGCTCACGGCATTGATCGTTTACCTAGCTAATCTGTTTCCCAATATTCCGATTGGTTGACTGCGCCGGTGACAGAGTGGGTAGTCGGATCATATGTGGGATAATCACCCTTAGCACGGTGATTAATTTTGCCAATTTATCTTAAACAAGACACAGGTCCGAAGGTTATTAAGCTTCCACTGAAAATTAATAACAAAACAACATGCATAAGTTTGATTCCTCAAAGGCAATATGATAAACTTTACACCATGTGGCTTCATTTTCATTCTCCAAAGTGTATATTAAGCTACCACCTTCTCAGTATGGACAGTCTCACGGAAACCAATAGCATGACTGCGATTTACTATCCCTGTAGGGCCTGTCTCTAGCACAAAGATTTCTCCGTCCCCATGCTCATCCCAAGATGCACTGTAACTGAGCCTCGATTGCTAATCCGCGCGTCTGACCTGTTGCATAAGGCCCTATACCACTGACACTGCCGACTTGACGCTGTAGCAACCCTTGTAGATCGTCACTGTAACCATTTTGGCATCTGCCTACAAAAATAAACATAAATCCTCCCGTTTTTCTGGTCTATTTTGTTCATGTTCAAGCAATACCAAAGCACATTCCGCCATGCATGTTCAATCACTTCTGTTGGCTTCTGGCCTCGTGCCTTTCGTCGCTAGCCAGGGCTGCCCTTTCGCCAAGCGCGCCACAGACAATAACCTTGTCCCCCCGCGAGAAATACCCGAAGATTTTGGCATCTGCCGCGTCGCTAGCAATCAGGCTGGTGGAGGTACCCGAAGCAGAGGCTTTTGGCCTTGTGCTTTGAGATTAGATGTTCTTCGACAATTTTCGCCTCAGTATAACCCATTGGGTGCGGATTTTGACTACGCTGAGGCGTTCAAGTCTCTGGACTGTGAGTTTCACTCATCTTGGGGTTGAAACGGGTTTTCTGATTGATTGCGTAGAtgagagcttgaagaggGATCTCAAAGCGCTTCTTACCGATTCTCAGGATTGGTGGCCTGCTGACCATGGTAGCTATGGTGGTCTCTTCATCCGTATGTCATGGCACAGCGCTGGTACTTACCGTGCCATGGATGGCCGAGGTGGCGCTGGAATGGTGAGTGCAGAATCTGACTGAGATATTATTGAATCATTCGCTGACATTTGCAGGGCCAACAACGATTTGCTCCTCTCGATAGCTGGCCCGACAACCAGAACCTGGACAAGGCTCGCCGTCTGCTCTGTACGTTTCACAACAGCCATGCAAACAACCAATTCTGACAAATCACAGGGCCTATTAAGCAAAAGTACGGCAGCAAGATTTCATGGGCTGACATGATCGTTCTCGCCGGCAACGTCGCCCTCGAACACAGTGATTTCGAGACCCTCGATTTCTCTGGAGGCACATCCCGGCCCCTAGGAAGACACAAACAANNNNNNNNNNNNNNNNNNNNNNNNNNNNNNNNNNNNNNNNNNNNNNNNNNNNNNNNNNNNNNNNNNNNNNNNNNNNNNNNNNNNNNNNNNNNNNNNNNNNNNNNNNNNNNNNNNNNNNNNNNNNNNNNNNNNNNNNNNNNNNNNNNNNNNNNNNNNNNNNNNNNNNNNNNNNNNNNNNNNNNNNNNNNNNNNNNNNNNNNNNNNNNNNNNNNNNNNNNNNNNNNNNNNNNNNNNNNNNNNNNNNNNNNNNNNNNNNNNNNNNNNNNNNNNNNNNNNNNNNNNNNNNNNNNNNNNNNNNNNNNNNNNNNNNNNNNNNNNNNNNNNNNNNNNNNNNNNNNNNNNNNNNNNNNNNNNNNNNNNNNNNNNNNNNNNNNNNNNNNNNNNNNNNNNNNNNNNNNNNNNNNNNNNNNNNNNNNNNNNNNNNNNNNNNNNNNNNNNNNNNNNNNNNNNNNNNNNNNNNNNNNNNNNNNNNNNNNNNNNNNNNNNNNNNNNNNNNNNNNNNNNNNNNNNNNNNNNNNNNNNNNNNNNNNNNNNNNNNNNNNNNNNNNNNNNNNNNNNNNNNNNNNNNNNNNNNNNNNNNNNNNNNNNNNNNNNNNNNNNNNNNNNNNNNNNNNNNNNNNNNNNNNNNNNNNNNNNNNNNNNNNNNNNNNNNNNNNNNNNNNNNNNNNNNNNNNNNNNNNNNNNNNNNNNNNNNNNNNNNNNNNNNNNNNNNNNNNNNNNNNNNNNNNNNNNNNNNNNNNNNNNNNNNNNNNNNNNNNNNNNNNNNNNNNNNNNNNNNNNNNNNNNNNNNNNNNNNNNNNNNNNNNNNNNNNNNNNNNNNNNNNNNNNNNNNNNNNNNNNNNNNNNNNNNNNNNNNNNNNNNNNNNNNNNNNNNNNNNNNNNNNNNNNNNNNNNNNNNNNNNNNNNNNNNNNNNNNNNNNNNNNNNNNNNNNNNNNNNNNNNNNNNNNNNNNNNNNNNNNNNNNNNNNNNNNNNNNNNNNNNNNNNNNNNNNNNNNNNNNNNNNNNNNNNNNNNNNNNNNNNNNNNNNNNNNNNNNNNNNNNNNNNNNNNNNNNNNNNNNNNNNNNNNNNNNNNNNNNNNNNNNNNNNNNNNNNNNNNNNNNNNNNNNNNNNNNNNNNNNNNNNN
This window of the Fusarium oxysporum f. sp. lycopersici 4287 chromosome 14, whole genome shotgun sequence genome carries:
- a CDS encoding catalase-peroxidase, which produces MHVQSLLLASGLVPFVASQGCPFAKRATDNNLVPPREIPEDFGICRVASNQAGGGTRSRGFWPCALRLDVLRQFSPQYNPLGADFDYAEAFKSLDYESLKRDLKALLTDSQDWWPADHGSYGGLFIRMSWHSAGTYRAMDGRGGAGMGQQRFAPLDSWPDNQNLDKARRLLSKVRQQDFMG